In the Clostridium gelidum genome, GTGAAGGGGGAATAGAACATTCTGAAATACAATTTTCCATTTTTTTCATTGGTGAATGAAAACTTTTAGCTATATCATTTTCTCTAAGTACATTATTTTGAATAATCCATAAAAAGTTTACTAAGGAATCCGCGACTTTAAATAAATTATCTTTATCCATATTAAAACAAATCCTTCCTATGATAATATGACTAAATTATAAACTATTAATAATTTGAAAACAAGGGGAAAAGTTATTGACTTATAATAGTTATAAATTTATAATCAATATTATGAATAGAATGTATTGGTATTATATCTAATTATTAATAAATTAGGTGGGTGGAAAAATATAAGCTTGAATTAAGTTTTAGTTAAGGAAAAAATAAGATGTGGCCTTTATTATTAAAAGTGTAAAATACAAAATACATTTTAAAATAAATATTAAAAACATAATTTTAATTCACTTTATGCCAATAAACGTTTTAACGTAGAAATTAAAGAAATATAGAAAAATATTAGAAATTTAAAAAGAGATGATTTGAAATTGGGGAGGAAAACATGAAAAAATATTTAGCATTATTTTTATTAATTAGTTCATTAGGACTAGTAGGATGTGGAGAAGTACCAAAAGAAGTAGAAAAACCAATAGCTGTATCAGTACAAATGGCTAAGGGTGGAGCTATAAAAAATACAAATACATTTACGGGAACAACTAAAGTTAAGGAAGAAACATCTGTTACAGTAGAGATGGGTGGAACAATTCAAGAAATATATGTAACTCTAGGTCAAGAAGTAAAAAAAGGAGACAAGCTTTTGACAATTAAAGGTGATGATGCACAAAATAGTGTAAAACAAGCAGCAGCAGCCTTAGAAATTGCAAAAGCAAGTTATACAAATACAACAGATGGAAGTATAGAAAGTCAACAAAATTCATTGAATAATGCTCTGAAATTAGCTCAAACGTCTTATGACGAAGTTAAGAGAAGTCATGACCTTAATATTCAACTTTATCAAGCAGAGGCCATAAGTGAAGATGCATATAAAAAATCCGAAGTAGGGTTAAACCAAGCTAAACAAAATTTAGATATGGCACAAAAATCTTATGATACTTCAAATGGTAAAAGTATTCCTGAATTAAAGGAATTAGCAGAAAAACAACTTAATCAAGCACAAGTTTCTTACGATATAGCTGCTAGTAATTTAAATAAACTTATTTTAACTTCACCGACAGATGGAATCATAACAGCTAAGAATTTTAATGTTAATGAGATGGCAAGTCAGCAAAAACCAGCATTTGTTATTTCTACTCCAAATACTTTGCAAATAGATTTAATGGTGACTCAATCTGATTTACCTAAATTTACAGCATTACAAGAAGTTGATGTAACAATGAATAATAAAGTGATTAAGGGTACAGTAAGATATGTGCCCACAGTAGCTAATACAACAACATCACTATATGATGTTGAAGTGCTGGTAGATAATTCACAAGGGGATTTTAAGGCTGGAATATCAGCAGATGTTGAAGTAAGTATAGAAAAAAACGAGCAAACAATAACAGTTCCTAAAAAGGCTGTTTTTGAAGATGATGGCAAAAAATATGTATACATAAATAATTCGGATAATAAAGCGGTTAAAACAGAGATTACAACAGGCATTGTAACATCTACTACAATGGAAATCAAAAGTGGAATAAGTAAAGATGATACAGTTGTTATTGGAGGATTAAATCTAATTTCTGATGGAACTAGCATATTCCCAGTAGTAAAGGAGGATTAGTATTATGAGTTTAACGAAAACTTCCATTAGACGTCCTCTTATGATAGTTATGGCTTTCGTAGTATTAATCATGTTTGGTTTTATTGGATATTCAAAAATGACTGCAGATACAATGCCAAAGATGGAAATTCCTGTTTTATCAATTCAAACTGTATGGCAGGGTGCAGGGCCTGAGGATATTGATAAACAAATAAGTGAAAAGATAGAAGAAAAAGTTTCAGCTGTTTCTAAGGTTAAAGAGACAGGGACTTATTCAAGGGAAAGTGTTTCAGTTGTCGTAATACAATTTGAATATGGAACTGATATAAATACTGTAATAAATGATGTTAAATCTAAAGTAGATGAAGTTAAAAGTGAATTACCTAGTGAGGCAGAAGCACCAGCAGTTATTAAAATGGATGTAATGAATGCAAGTGCTATAGGAAGACTTGTTATTTCAGGTGGTAAGAATAAGGATGACCTAATGAAATATGCAGAGGATGTTGTACAAACAAAAATTAAAACTGTAGATGGTGTTACAGAAGCTGACATTGTTGGAGGAGAAAAATCACAAGTTAATATAACAGCTGATCCAGCTGTATTATCTAGTTATAATGTCAGTATATCGACTATTAAAAGTGCAGTCCAAGCTACTAATAAAACATTCCCATATGGTTCTATTGTTGAAGGTGACGATAAAATTGTTTTAAGAGGAATGGATCAATTAAATTCATTGGATGATATAAAACAAATTCAAATTTCTACTAATAAAGGACAGTCTGTTAGATTAGATGAAATTTGTAATGTAGAATATGGTACTGTAGAGAAAAAAGATGTATATAGATACAATGGTGAAGAAAGTTTAATAATAGATGTTAAGAAGCAACAAGATGCTAATACCATAAAGGTTATGGAAGGAGTTAATAAAGCAGTAGATGAGCTTAGTAAGAACAATTCGAAATATGATACTAAGGTTGTTAGTGATACAAGTGAATATATTAAAACTTCTGTTAATAATGTAATTTCAGAAATCTTTATAAGTTCTCTTATTTCATTTATTATAATTTTAGCATTTTTAAAGAGTTTTAGAGCATCATTTGCTGTAGCATTAGCAATACCTACATCTATAGTAGGTACAATAGCATTTCTGTATTTTACTGGTGAAACGCTAAATATGCTTACATTAAGTTCACTGGTAATATCAGTTGGGCTTGTTGTAGATAATTCAATTGTTGTCATAGAAAATATATTTAAGTATAAGAATAATAAGAATTTTACTAATGAAGAAGCTGCACTGCAAGGAACGCAAACAGTAACTAGTGCTATTACAGGATCAACACTTACAATAATATGCGTATTTTTACCTATATTGTTTACTGATGGTCTTACTAAAATAATATTTCAATCATTATCTAAAACAATTATTGCAGCATTAACAATATCATTACTGGTAGCACTTACACTTGTGCCTAGTATGTTTAATAAATTGAGTGGTGGGAAAAATGCTGCAAAAATGAAAGAAAAGCCTTCACCTATATTTGATAAGATAAGTGAAGTTTATATGAAATTAATAAATGTTTCATTAAAACATAAAAGTATAGTTGTATTATTAAGTACAGCATTATTTGTTATTGCTATATTTGGAGCTACATTTTTAAAAATGGAATTTATGCCAGCATCAGATAAAGGGAAAATAAGTATAAAAATAGAAGTACCAGAAGGTTTAGCATTGAAGCCAAGTGATTATTATGTTTCTATGGCAGAACAGAAGATTTCTGATATTCCAGAAATAAAAACAACAATAACAACATTAAAAACCTCCGGTAGTAGTAATAGTTCAGATATAAAGATAGAATTGGTTCCAAAAGAAAAACGAAAGAAATCTACTGATGAAGTGGAAAAGGAAATAACGGAGAGAATGAATACTGTCCCAGATTGTAAAATAAAAGTTGCATTAGACAGTAGTTCAACTGGTGAAGGTAGTAGTTCTGATTTTGCTATGCAATTAAAGGGTCCAGATATGGATACGTTAGAGGTATTAGCAAAACAAATTGGAGATAAGTTTAGCACTATAGATGGATTTAAAAATATAGAGACATCTATTGCTGATACATCTCAGGAAGCACAATTTATAATAAATAAGCAAAAAGCAAATAAATATGGGATTAATGTTTCATCAATTGCTTCAATATTGCATACAGCTGTAGTTGGAGATTCAGTAACAACAGCTAAGATAAATGATTATGAAGTAGATGTTAACTTAAAATTCCAAGGAAATAGTATTGATAATTTAGAGGATATAAAACAAATAAAAGTAATGTCAAAGGCAGGAGAGGAAATCCCATTAGGACAGATAGCAGATATAAAAATGGCTGAGGGATTAAAACAGATTAATAGAACAGATGGAGATTATTCTGTAAGTATTACAGCTGGTCTTAAGGGAGTGGATACAGGAACAGCAACAAAACAAGCAACTGCTGCAATAAAAGAAATGAATTTACCAAAGGATTATGAAGCAAGTACTAGTGGTGATGCAAAGAACATGCAAGAGTCTATGATGGGACTTGTTTATGCAATGGGAATAGCAGTAATATTAGTATATATGGTAATGGTAGCAGAATTTGAATCCTTTAGTAAGCCATTTATTATAATGACTTGTATACCATTTGCCTTTGTTGGTGTTGTTGCTATATTATTAATAACGAGGATAAAAATCAGTATAGTAGGAATGTTAGGTGCAATTATGCTAGTAGGTATTGTTGTTAACCATGGTATAGTATTAATTGATTATATTGAGCAATTAAGAAAATCCATGGAAGGAAAGTTAAGCATAGAAGAAATAGTTTCAAAAGGTTCAGCAGCAAGATTAAGACCAGTTATAATGACAGTTTTAACAGCGGCATTTGGTATGTTACCAACAGCATTAGCTTTAGAAGAAGGCGGAGAAATGATGCAATCTCTAGGGGTAATAATCATAGGGGGACTTAGTGTTTCAACATTAGTTACATTGGTATTAATTCCAGTCATCTATGTAATTTTTGATAATTTAGAAAAGAAATTTACTAATAAAATTCACAAAGTAACAGGGAAGATATCAGAGAAGTATGAACAATTTAAAGAAGAAAAGATAAGACCTAAGTTTAGTAAGTTTACAAACAATGATATAGAACCTAAAGTTATAGATAAAGATAGGAATATAGACTTAAAAAAATAGATTTAAGGAAATAAAGTGTTGAATTAAAAGGAACTATTTTGAAATATAATTAATATGAGGTATAATTATATCAATTAAGGTTAATTCGAAATAGGCCCTTTAATTAGGAGAAGAAATGTATTTAATAATAAGATATAATTTAATGAAGAGGTGAAACCATGAGAAAGAATATAAATAAATTAGTGGCAGTTGCAATTGGAGTAAGTATTATGAGTGGAAGTGCTATACCAGTATTTGCAGCAGATACTACTACACAAAATGCAAGTATAAGCACAAGTGTACAAGCACAAACAAATGGAAAATCAGTTTTTACTTTAGATGATGCTATAACGGCTGCTGCTAGCAATAGTGATACATTAGCACTTGATGATAAGACAATAAGTTATCAAAACAAAATAAATGATACTAATGAAGATCTTGATGATGCTAGAAACGTTGGTGGGGATGAAGAAGATCTTAATAAGGATACTCGTGATAACAAATTAAAACAAGCAAAACAACAAAGGGATTTTGATGAAGATAATTTAATACAAAAAACTACTAAAGCGTATAATGATATAGTTACTAAACAAATGAAGATAGCTAAAACGATAAAATTATTAGAAGTTAAAAATAAAGAACTTAACGATGCAAAGTTAAAGAAAAACTTAGGAATTAGTACAACAGGTGAGTTAGGTGATACTGAGCTTCAAATACAAAACTTGCAAAATCAACAAAAATTAAGCGTAAATCAACTAAAGGATGCACAAGATAGCTTTAAAGTATTAACGGGTAAAGATGTAACTAAATTTACATTGGAACAAGACATTAAGTATGAAAAATTTAAAATAGAGGGTTCTGTAGATGATTATCTAGACAATATTATAGATAATTATTTAAAATTAAACATAGACTTATTAAAGCTAAATAAAGATTATTACGATGATAAAGATCATCAAGTATCAGAAGATGATGTGAAAACTGCAAAAACTACATCAGATACTACTCAAGCACCTGTATTAGCTAGTGGTGCAACTGTTGATCAGTATACACAGTATCAGAAAGCTCTTAGTGACTATCAAGTTGCTAAAAATGCATATACAAATAAGTTATCTGATCGTATATCATATTTAACTACTAGGTTAGCTATTTCTGGAAATCAAACTGCTTTAGAAATAAATAAAAAGCAATTAAAAGATAATTTAAAACAATTATATACAAACATTCTTTCTAAAGAAGCGGATATTGAGTATTTAAAGGGAAAGATAGAATTAAACAATAAAAAACTTAGTAATGCAAAGCTTAAATATGATTTAGGAATGATGACTAAATCAGAGTATACTAAGTTAATTGTAGATGATCAAGGTAGTGAAGATTTAGATATTCAATTAAGAACTGATATAGATACTTATAATACTTTCAAAGAGACAATACAAAAGCCTTGGGTCAAGTAGTGAGGGTCAGCAAATAGTTAATAAAATATAAGTGATGATAGTAATTTAGGATAAGCAAGAACATAGGACATCTAAAGTATTAAAAGCTAACAATAGATAGTTTAAATAGGTATGAAATTAATGATTTAAGATTAAGATGTAGCATTAATTTCATACTTATATTTATGTCCAGATTAAAGTACTAAAAATGAACAAAAATAAAAATGTGGAATATTAGGATGAAAGCCATATTATATATTATAGACAAAATATATTTATATGATAGAATATAGGCAAGGGTATGAAATAAAAATTGAAAGGTGGGATAGTATAGAAAGATATTTTTAATTTAAAATTAAGCGCCAGAACTTGCGAAAGCAAGTTGACGAGGTTGGGGAGTTATCGAAACTTCGGCGGGTGCCCCACGGTAAAGCATCTTATTATTTTATTTAAGATGCTGCAGCACTACCGTTAACAACTGGCAAAACTTTAAAGCAATTTGAAGTACAAATCCAGTTTGGTGTTAAAACCTTCTAAAGTTTAAGGCTTTTAGGGTACTAGGATTATTATGCCCTTTTTTAGTGAGCTCTTTATTAGCAAATGGTTCATATAATAAGATATGCACTGAAAACTTTATTATTGCTAGTACAAAGCTTTAAAACTTAGACAAAATCAAATATTAAAAGACTTACTCAAATTAGTTAGTTAAGAGTAAGCTTAAAGAGACGGAAGGAAGAATAAATATGTGCGGAATAGTTGGATATTTAGGAAGTGGAAGAGCAACATCATTTTTGATTAATGGGTTGTCAAAGTTAGAATATAGAGGATACGATTCAGCTGGAGTTGCTGTTCTTAATAATGGAAACATTGAAGTAAGAAAGTTTAAGGGACGTTTAGCTAATTTAGCTAATGATATAAAGGAAAATCCTGTTGAAGGAAATATAGGAATAGGTCATACTAGATGGGCAACTCATGGAGCACCATCTGATGTGAATTCTCATCCACATTTAAATAGTAAAGAAACAATTGCTGTAGTTCAAAATGGTATTATTGAGAACTATTTGACTTTAAGAACATGGCTTAAGGGAGAAGGGTATACTTTTAAATCAGAAACTGATACAGAAGTAATTCCAAACTTAATTGATTATTATTATAAGGGTGATTTATTTGAAGCAGTTAGAAAAGCTCTTAAGAGGCTTGAAGGAAGTTATGCTTTAGGGGTTGTTTGTAAAGATGAACCGGACAAGCTTATTGCTGTAAGAAAAGAATGTCCATTAATAGTTGGACTTGGAAAAGATGAATGGTTTATAGCATCAGATATTCCAGCAGTATTAAGTTATACAAGAGATGTATATCTTTTAGAAGATCACGAAATAGCTGTTCTTACAAAAGATGGAGTTAAGCTTTATGGTCAAGATGGACAAGAAATTCAAAAAGAAATATATCATGTAACATGGAGCGAAGATGCTGCTGAAAAAGGTGGATTTGAAGATTTCATGTTAAAAGAAATTCATGAACAACCAAGAGCTATAAGAGATACTATGGCTGGAAGAGTTTCCATGGAGAATGAAATATTGTTAAATGAATTAAAGATTACTAAAGAAGATCTTCAAAATACTGATAGAATATTTATAGTAGCTTGTGGTACTGCATATCATGCTGGACTTGTAGGGAAGAATTTAATAGAATCACTTGCAAGAATACCTGTTGAAGTAGATATTGCATCAGAATTTAGATATAGAAATCCATTAGTTACAGATAAGTCTTTAGTTATTGTAATAAGTCAATCAGGAGAAACAGCAGATACTTTAGCAGCACTTAGAAATAGTAAGAATATCGGTGCTACAATTATTGCATTAACAAATGTAGTAGGAAGTTCAGTTTCAAGAGAAGCAGACCACGTATTATACACATTAGCAGGACCAGAAATATCTGTTGCTTCAACAAAAGCTTATACAACTCAAATTATTGGAATGTATATGATGGCGATGACGTTTGCCAAAATTTTAGGTAAACTAAAGAGTGATAGATTAAATAAATTAAAAGAAGAGTTATTAAACTTACCAGAAAAGGTAGAATTAATTTTAGAAGATAAGGAAATAATAAAGAAGATAGCTGAAGGTGTAGCTGAAGAAAAGGATATGTACTATTTAGGTAGAGGATTAGATTATGCATTAGCATTAGAAGGTTCACTTAAGCTTAAAGAAATATCATATATCCATTCAGATGCATATGCAGGTGGAGAGTTAAAGCATGGTCCTATAGCGTTAATTGAAGAAGGAACAAAGGTTGTAACTTTATTAACTCAAGAAGCTTTAAAAGAAAAAATGGTGAGTAATATAGTTGAAGTTAAAGCTAGAGGAGCAAAAGTTATTGGAATTTGCTACGAAGGAACAAAGGGATTAGAAGAAGTTCTGGACCAAGTTATCTATATTCCAAGAACTATAGATATATTTGCACCAGTACTTGGAGTTGCAGTGCTTCAATTATTCTCATATTATGTTGCTAAGGCTAAGGGCTGCGATATTGATAAGCCTAGAAATTTAGCCAAGTCTGTTACTGTGGAGTAATATGAATATTTAACCATAAAAGTTTTATAGATTTAGAATAAGATTATTAAAAGATAGAGAGAAAATCAGGATTACTACCTGACTTTCTCTCTTATTTTTAGTGGAAAGTTATTAAAATATAGTTGAACTTAGAATATAAGAATATAAGAAAGGTTGAAATGAAATAGCTGGTTTAATAGATGGTACTAAGGAAAAAGTTTATAGGTCTGTTAATACTGAACTTATAAATTTATATTGGAATATTGGAAGAACAATAAAAGAAGATATTATAAAAAAAGAAAGAGCTGATTACGGAAAGAAGATAATAGACAATTTAAGTAAAGAACTAACAGGTAACTATGGAAATGGATATAGCAGAAGTAATCTGTTTAGAATGGTTTGATTTTATGAAGCATTTTCAACAGAGGAAATTGTCGCTACACTGTCGCAACAATTAACATGGTCTCATATCAAGGAACTTATATCATTGGAAGATAATTTAAAAAGAGAGTTCTATGCAACCATTTGTAATACTGAAAGATGAAGTGTAAGAACTTTAAGAGAGGGAATTGGTTCAATGATGTAAGCTATATTTAAAGAGGCAGAAGAAACAATAGTAAATGATTTAAAGTTACTTAGAGAAGAAAATAAAATAACACCAGATTTTTTTAGGAAGAGTAGGTTCGAAATGAAAAAAGGAATAGGTGCTTATAATGTCTAATTTAAATTGTTATTATGAAAATATGACTGTAGAATGGATAAATGATGTAAAGTATATAAGTCCATCGCCACATCCAAATCATGGTATTGTATATAGTGAACTTTTTAATGATTTCTATAATTATTTAAAAGGAAAAAGTTGCAAGGTATTTTCAGATAAAACCGATTTGTGTTTAGCCAATCCTAATGAGCCAATAAATATTGCTGATTTAAAAAAGCCTATTGTTCCAGATTTGTTTGTAATATGTGATAATAAATTTGAACTCGTGGGAAATAATATAGTATGCATACTAGATTTTATATGCGAAATAGTTAGTCCAAGTTCAATCAAAATGGAGAATACCATAAAAAAAGAATTATATTTAGACAAAGGTGTTAAAGAGTATTGGATAGTAAATTATTTGGATAAAACTATTAAAGTTTATTTTGAAAATAAAGAAATTAATTTCTCTTTTGAAGATGAAGTAAAAGTAAACATATTTAACAACTTGACTATATGTTTAAAAGATATAGAATTGTTTGAAGTGTAAAATATTATTTGTTGATAATTATATAATTGGTGTACACCACTAAAAAACTCATGTTAAAAGTCAGGAATTTTTAATCAGAAAATGATTAGATTTCCTGGCTTTATTTACACGGAGTGTAAATTTAATTTTAAATTTGCATGTTTGAAATAAAGCTATTAGAAAATCAGAATTACTACGTGGTTAGCTCTCTTATTTTTAGTTGAAAATTATATAATATTATAGTTGAACCTAGCATGTAAGCGATTTATAATACTAAGAATTTAAGAATTTAAGAATTTAAGAATTTAAGAATTTAAGAATTTAAGAATTTAAGAATTTAAGAATTTAAGAATTTAAGAATTTAAGAATTTAAGAATTTAAGAATTTAAGAATTTAAGTTTTTTTTAAAGTTATATGCTTAAGTGTTTTACAATAAAAGCATTTAAAAATAAAAACATATAACAATTTATAGGGAATATAAAGGTTTACAAGGAATGTTATAATTATTATCCACCATACTAGAATAAAATTATTAAGATAATGAATACCTAGGCTGTACTTTTAAATAAAGTACACAAGTTTTTAATATTAAGATATAATTTTTACTATAAAGTCAAAGGAGCTATTTAAAAATGAAAAGTAGAAAATGAAACAGTTTGGATGACTCAGAAAGCAATAGCGGAGTTATATCAAAAAAATGTAAGAACAATTAATGATCATATAATAAACATTTATAATGAAGGTGAATTAGAAGAAAGTATAACTAACCGGAAAAGCCGGATAGTTCAAAATGAAGGAAATAGAAGGGTTGAACGTGAAGTATCATTTTATAACCTTGAGATGATAATATCCATAGGTTATAGAGTTCGTTCACATAGAGGTACACAATTTAGACGTTGGGCAACAGAAAGACTTAATGAATATCTAGTAAAAGGATTCACAATGAATGATGAACGATTGAAAGAAGTGAAAAATTTAGGCGAAGATTATTTTGATGAATTACTAGAACGTATTAGAGATATAAGGGCTTCTGAAAAGAGATCTTATAAAAAAATTACAGATATATATGCATTATCAGTAGATTATAATCCTAAGACAGAAATGGCTAAACAGTTTTTTGCAACTGTTCAAAATAAATTACATTTTGCAATACATGGTCACACTGCAGCAGAACTTATTGCAGAAAGAGTAGATTATAATAAAGATAATATGGGGCTTACAACTTGGAACGGTAATAAAGTTAGAAAAATGGATATAACAATTGCAAAAAATTATTTAACAGAAAAAGAAATAATGTCTTTAAAAGAAATTAGTTGGACTAATAATATTCATATAGTATAAAAAACTAAAAGCATAGAAGAAAAAGAATTTTATATAAAAAGTTAGTGCAACAAAAACAGGAGAAGCGTGATAGAAATAAAAATAAGCATACATCCCCAAGGATAATATGATTTCCTTGGGGATGTATTTTCTTTAAATAATATCTTAAAAATACTTGACTTGGAGTGGACTCCAAGTGATAGGGTATACATATAACAAATTACTCCCAAAAGTGTTTAAGTTTAAGATGTAAACTGTGAAAATATTATTAGCAAATGGAGGAATAAAATTATGAAAGTATTATTAGTAAATGGAAGTGTTGGTTACGTAACATGTAAATTGTATCCTTTCTTTTCACACGTACCTCTTTTTTTATAGAAATTTACTGCTTCATGGGAATTAATATCCATGTTGGTTACGTAAAAATCATGGTCACATTCTTCATACTCAAACATTTTTTCTTGAATCACTTTTGGGTAAGCTTTCTTCTTTCTTGACTCCATGTAGCTGGTTTTATGATTTCTGCCGTTCCATTTGAGGCATATGTATTACCGGATCTTTGAAATCCTGTCACAAAGTATTTGAGCTCAGAACAAAAGGACATCAAAACGTTATAGCATTTATTACAGTGTTTATTAGGATTATATCCTTTCATAGATCCTTCTTGATTTCCTTCAACATTCTCCACAGTACTATCTATATATATCGTTATTTCGGGACTATCCAACAATAAATATCTCAATCTCACAGAAAATCAGTCATTGGGACGATTTACCGTTCCTTTTCTTTCTTCTTACATATAGGTTGCTTTTTTTCCGAAGTAATTAGAAAAAGAATGGTCTGTAAACATATTCAAAACAACTTCCTACTTAGGTATAATTAGCCTATAAAGTAAATCAACATAAGGAAGGACGGTGAAAAATTTGCTAAGCAACTTGCTAAACAAAGAGGTTATAAAAATTAATGTTAAATGTATGGATTGGAAAGATGCCATTAGAAAAGGTTCAGAAATCCTTATAAATAAGGGTTTTGTAGAAGAGAGATATACAGAGGCTATACTTAATAATTTTGAAAAATTTGGACCTTATATGGTTATTGCACCTGGAATGGTTCTTTCACATGCAAGACCTGAGGAGGGAGTAAAAAAACTTTCTATGAGTCTCATGACACTTAAAGATCCAATTGAATTCGGAAGTGAAATGAACGATCCTGTAAAACTTATAATTACTCTGGCGGCTGTTGACAGCGAAGCTCATATGAAAGTTATAAAAAAGCTTATGGAACTGTTAATGAATGCTGAAGATTTAAATAAGCTGATGAATTCAGAAGAAGTTGAAGAGGCTATTCAGATGATTAACAAATATTAAAATGTAAATTCAATAATAATTGAATAGATAAAAAGAAAGAAAGGAGGGGCAATTGCAGGGGATAGCAAAAAATATTGATTAAAGGAGAGTGTGACATGAAAAAAGTTAGTATCTTATTTGTATGTGGAGCAGGTTTAGGAAGTAGTTTGGCTTGTCAAATGGTAGCGGAAGATGTATTAATCAAGTTAGGTGTAGATGCAAAATTGGATCATAGTGATATTTCATCTGCATCATCAGTTAAAGCGGATATTATCATTACTGCACAAAATTTCCAATCACAATTCGAGAAATACTCAATTGATACTAAACAAACGACAATTGTTTATTTGAGAAATATTGTATCTAAAATAGAGATTGAAGAAAAAATCGTTCCGGTATTAAAAGAAAAAGGTATTTTAGTTTAAAAATAAAGTAAGAAAGTGATGGTGAAAAAAATGGGTGTTGTAAATTTTATTATCCAAAATATTTTAACACAAGCATCAATTACAATTGCATTGATTGCTATGTTGGGATTGATTTTACAAAAGAAATCAATAGGGCATACTATTTCAGGTTCGTTAAAAACGATGTTGGGTTTTTTGGTATTGTCATCAGGTGCTGGTATTATAGTTGGTAGTTTAGTGTATTTTGGTAAGATTTTTACTGAAGGTTTCCATATGCAAGGGATTATTCCTTCGATTGAAGCAATTAATGGTCAAGCAATGAGTACGTTAGGGCTAGGTAGTAGTATCGCATTAACTTTCTTAGCTATATTTGTTTTTAATATTCTAATTGCGCGATTCACAAAATGGAAATATATCTTTTTAACTGGTCAGGCTATTCTTTGGATGGCTACTATGACAACAGTATTTGGTTACGTTTCAGGTTTACGTGGTGCTGCATTGATTTTAGTAGGTGGTTTTATTGGAGGCGTCTTTGCCGTAGCTATGCCAGCAATTGCACAACCATTTGTTCGTAAGATTACTGGCTCGAATGATATTGCGCTAGGACATTTCTGTACGATTGGGTATATATTTGAAGCAGGTGTAGCGAAACTATTTGGTGAAAAAGGTGAAAATAAAAAATCAATTGAAGATATCAAATTACCTGCTCAATTAGAGTTTTTACAA is a window encoding:
- a CDS encoding TolC family protein: MRKNINKLVAVAIGVSIMSGSAIPVFAADTTTQNASISTSVQAQTNGKSVFTLDDAITAAASNSDTLALDDKTISYQNKINDTNEDLDDARNVGGDEEDLNKDTRDNKLKQAKQQRDFDEDNLIQKTTKAYNDIVTKQMKIAKTIKLLEVKNKELNDAKLKKNLGISTTGELGDTELQIQNLQNQQKLSVNQLKDAQDSFKVLTGKDVTKFTLEQDIKYEKFKIEGSVDDYLDNIIDNYLKLNIDLLKLNKDYYDDKDHQVSEDDVKTAKTTSDTTQAPVLASGATVDQYTQYQKALSDYQVAKNAYTNKLSDRISYLTTRLAISGNQTALEINKKQLKDNLKQLYTNILSKEADIEYLKGKIELNNKKLSNAKLKYDLGMMTKSEYTKLIVDDQGSEDLDIQLRTDIDTYNTFKETIQKPWVK
- a CDS encoding efflux RND transporter periplasmic adaptor subunit, producing the protein MKKYLALFLLISSLGLVGCGEVPKEVEKPIAVSVQMAKGGAIKNTNTFTGTTKVKEETSVTVEMGGTIQEIYVTLGQEVKKGDKLLTIKGDDAQNSVKQAAAALEIAKASYTNTTDGSIESQQNSLNNALKLAQTSYDEVKRSHDLNIQLYQAEAISEDAYKKSEVGLNQAKQNLDMAQKSYDTSNGKSIPELKELAEKQLNQAQVSYDIAASNLNKLILTSPTDGIITAKNFNVNEMASQQKPAFVISTPNTLQIDLMVTQSDLPKFTALQEVDVTMNNKVIKGTVRYVPTVANTTTSLYDVEVLVDNSQGDFKAGISADVEVSIEKNEQTITVPKKAVFEDDGKKYVYINNSDNKAVKTEITTGIVTSTTMEIKSGISKDDTVVIGGLNLISDGTSIFPVVKED
- a CDS encoding efflux RND transporter permease subunit, whose translation is MSLTKTSIRRPLMIVMAFVVLIMFGFIGYSKMTADTMPKMEIPVLSIQTVWQGAGPEDIDKQISEKIEEKVSAVSKVKETGTYSRESVSVVVIQFEYGTDINTVINDVKSKVDEVKSELPSEAEAPAVIKMDVMNASAIGRLVISGGKNKDDLMKYAEDVVQTKIKTVDGVTEADIVGGEKSQVNITADPAVLSSYNVSISTIKSAVQATNKTFPYGSIVEGDDKIVLRGMDQLNSLDDIKQIQISTNKGQSVRLDEICNVEYGTVEKKDVYRYNGEESLIIDVKKQQDANTIKVMEGVNKAVDELSKNNSKYDTKVVSDTSEYIKTSVNNVISEIFISSLISFIIILAFLKSFRASFAVALAIPTSIVGTIAFLYFTGETLNMLTLSSLVISVGLVVDNSIVVIENIFKYKNNKNFTNEEAALQGTQTVTSAITGSTLTIICVFLPILFTDGLTKIIFQSLSKTIIAALTISLLVALTLVPSMFNKLSGGKNAAKMKEKPSPIFDKISEVYMKLINVSLKHKSIVVLLSTALFVIAIFGATFLKMEFMPASDKGKISIKIEVPEGLALKPSDYYVSMAEQKISDIPEIKTTITTLKTSGSSNSSDIKIELVPKEKRKKSTDEVEKEITERMNTVPDCKIKVALDSSSTGEGSSSDFAMQLKGPDMDTLEVLAKQIGDKFSTIDGFKNIETSIADTSQEAQFIINKQKANKYGINVSSIASILHTAVVGDSVTTAKINDYEVDVNLKFQGNSIDNLEDIKQIKVMSKAGEEIPLGQIADIKMAEGLKQINRTDGDYSVSITAGLKGVDTGTATKQATAAIKEMNLPKDYEASTSGDAKNMQESMMGLVYAMGIAVILVYMVMVAEFESFSKPFIIMTCIPFAFVGVVAILLITRIKISIVGMLGAIMLVGIVVNHGIVLIDYIEQLRKSMEGKLSIEEIVSKGSAARLRPVIMTVLTAAFGMLPTALALEEGGEMMQSLGVIIIGGLSVSTLVTLVLIPVIYVIFDNLEKKFTNKIHKVTGKISEKYEQFKEEKIRPKFSKFTNNDIEPKVIDKDRNIDLKK